CTCAGGAAGCCATGTATCAACCTCGTAATTTGGTAGTAGTAGGTGATAATGCACATGTTCAAATCATAGAAAGACACCAAACGTTAGACGGTAAAGCTAATTTAACAAACGTTGTTTCGGAAGTTAACGTTGGTCGTAATGCAGAGATTCATTGGTACAAATTCCAAAATGATTCTCATGATGTTTCGTTGGTAGATAATACCTACATTAACCAAGAAAGAGATTCTCGTGCCAATGTATTTACGTTTTCTTTTGGAGGTAAAATTGTTAGAAATAACTTAAACTTCTTCCAAAATGGGGAAAACTGTAACTCTGTAATGGATGGAATTACTGTTATCGGAGGAAAACAACACGTCGATCATCATACTTTTGTAGAACATAATTTCCCAAATTGTGAATCACATGAGTTATACAAAGGTATTTACGATGACAAAGCTCAAGGTGTTTTCAATGGTAAAATATTTGTACACAAAGAAGCTCAAAAATTGAATGCTTTCCAACAAAATAATAATGTATTATTATCAGATGGAGCTTCAATCAATACAAAACCTCAGTTAGAGATTTTTGCAGATGATGTAAAATGTTCGCACGGATGTACTGTTGGGCAATTAGAAGAAGAATCATTGTTCTATATGCAGCAACGTGGTATTCCAAAGAAAGAAGCAAAAGCAATGTTGTTATATGCATTTGCAGCTGATGCTTTACGACATGTACAAATTCCACAAATATCTAATCGTGTAAATGCCGTAATTGCTGAAAAATTAGGCGTTAGTTTAGATTTCGAATTATAATTGAATGTACGAAAGTATTAAGTCATAAGTATAAAGTTGTAAGTTTACTTACAACTTTTTTTAAACCTAATACATTTTACAAACTACATAATACAATAAAAAATGTCAATAGATATCCAACAAATAAGAAGTCAATTTCCAATTTTAACTAGAGAAGTCAATGGAAAACCATTGGTTTATTTAGATAATGGGGCAACTTCTCAAAAACCAAAAGTTGTTTTAGATGTTTTAGATGAATATTACGAAAAGTACAATGCAAATGTACACCGTGGAATCCATACCTTAAGTCAGGAAGCAACTGATTTGATGGAAGAGTCTCGTCGTAAAATTCAGAAATTTATCCATGCAAAATATGATCATGAAATTATTTTTACGCGTGGAACAACGGAAGGAATTAATTTAGTTTCAAATTCATTGCGTAATGTTTTGACGGCTGATGACGAAATTATTATTACCGAAATCGAACATCATTCTAATATCGTTCCTTGGCAATTGTTGTGTCAAAGAACAGGTGCGAAACTGAAATATATTCCGTTAACTGCAGAAGGTATTTTGGATATTGATAAATTAGATGATTTATTGACAGATAAAACAAAATTAGTTTGTGTTAATCAGGTTTCTAATGCGTTGGGTGTTGTAAATCCTATCGAAACGATTATCGAAAAAGCGCATGCAAAAGGCGCTTGGGTTTTAATTGATGCTGCGCAATCTGCACCACATACAGTGATTGATGTACAAACATTGGATTGTGATTTCTTGGTTTTCTCTGGGCATAAAATGTATGGACCAACTGGAATTGGAATATTGTACGGAAAAGAAGATGTCTTGAATGAATTACCACCTTTTCATGGAGGAGGAGAGATGATAAAAGATGTAACAATGGAAGTTTCTACCTACGCTTGTTTACCATTCAAGTTTGAAGCTGGTACACCAGATATTGCTGGAATTATCGGACTTGGAGCTGCGGTAGATTTTATCAATTCGATCGGTATGCAAACGATTCATGATTATGAAAAAGAATTGGTAGATTATACCATTCAACGTTTATCAGAATTTGATGAAGTTGTGATCTACGCTAAAGATGCAGAGCATTCTGGAGCGGTTTCGTTCAACTTAAAATTTGATGGCGTACATTCGTCAGATGTCGGTATGATCTTGGATAAAAAAGGAATTGCAGTGCGTACTGGACATCATTGTGCACAACCAATTATGCATCACTTTAATATTCCAGGCACAGTGCGTGCTTCGTTCGCTGTTTACAATACAAAAGAAGAAATTGATATTTTTATTGATGGTTTAAAAACCGCGATTAGAATGTTGGGATAAATATATTTCTAAACTTATTTAGATTATCATATAAAACAATAAAAGGGAAACATCACTGTTTCCCTTTTATTTTAAACGCTAAAGAAGCACAATTTCATCAACTACAATTTCGGTCATATTTTTTGTAGTACCTTCCTTATCTTGGTATTCTCGATAAGTTAATTTACCAGCAACTGCGAGCTGTTTTCCTTTTTCAACATGCTTTTCAATAATACTTACAATTGGTCCATATGCTACGATATTGTGCCAAATTGTATTTTGTACTTTTTCATTTTTGTTGTTTGTGTAACTCTCGTTTGTAGCTAAACTAAATTTTGCGAACTTCTTGTCGTTTTCAAATGTTTTAATTTCAGGATTGTTTCCTACATTCCCAATTAATTGAACTTTGTTTCTTAATGTACTCATGGCGATAAATAATTTAAATTAATGTAAACCAAAATTAAGAAATAAAATTAAAACATTCGTTTTTAAGTATTTAACTTTTATAAAACATGTTCTTTGTACAATCTATCTAATGTTTTATCTAAATTATAAGTCTTTCCAGGATGTGGTCGTGATGATTGAATTGATGAGCTACGCACAGCAGTTAACCATCTAAAACGTTCGGGAGTTTCAAAATTAGAAATAGCTGATTCGGGATGAATTCCTTCTGCTATTTTGGATAAAGCATTCAAATTGCTGTCAATAAAATCAAGGTCTAATTCATGGCAAAAAGCATTGATTCGTTGATCATTGATAAAATATTTGACTTTCAAATAATCTTGCTTTTTCGAAAATAATATCACTCCAACGTTAATAAATTCTTCGCGCTCTACTTTTGGAACTAATCGAAGAATGGCATACTCATATAAGATTTTTTCTGGCATTGTTCGCTTCGTTTATAAATAGTGCTGAATGTTGTAATCGTGTTTTGATAAATGTTTTGTAAACCGTTCTCATTTCTTCAAACGACGCATGTGTTACCTCTGTTTCTAACCATTCATCGGGAATTAAGTCTACAATTTTATCAATAATTTCATCATTTAGTAATGCTTTAAATTCGGTGTCAACTTCTTCAAGTTTTGTTGCATTTTTCAATAAAACATGATCTTTAATTGGTGCAAATGGAGCAATTGCTGCTTTTTCCCAATTGTCCCACGAATGATGGAAATAATAAGAAGCTCCATGGTCGATTAACCACAACTCTTTGTGCCACATCAACATATTTGTATTGCGAAATGTACGGTCGACATTTGTTAAAAAAGCATCTAACCAAACAATTTGAGAAGATAATTTATCATCAATTTTCATTACCGCAGGGTCATAATTGATTGCTCCAGACAAATAATGTAAAGCTAAATTTGTTCCTTCGCTAAATTTTAATAAATCTTGAATTTCCTCGTCTGCCTCCGATTGTCCAAAATATTCGTCCAATAAAGCAAAAACTAATTCAGGAACTTTAAAACCTAAAATACGAGCAATTTCACCTCCTAACAATTCAGAAATTAACATTCGAGGTCCATGCCCTGCGCCTTTAAATTTTATAACATATTTAAAACCGTCATCCGCATCAGCCAATGCAGGCAAAGAACCTCCTTCGCGCAAAGGCTGCAAATAGCGTTCTACAGTAACTGTTCTTAATTCAATCTCATTCATTGCCTAAAAATACGATGAAAAATTTAAAGTAATTTTCACATTAATAATTTTTATATGTGACTAATGTTATGGATTTTTGAAAGTTAAAGGTTTTAAAGAAAAAGATATTGAGTAAACTTGTAAAAATAGGAAGATTTGTAATGCGTAAAAGTATGCTAACCATCGGTATAATAGCGGCTTACACTTTAGTTATCGCATTAATTATTCAGATTCTTACTTCTTACTATATTTACAACTATCAAGGGAATATTCCACAGGATTATCGAATAGCAGTTGTGTTTGGGGCAAAAATACAAGCAAATGGACAACCAACTCGTTTTTTGAAAGATCGTTTGGATGCTGCAATTCGACTTTATGAAGAAGATCAAGTGGATGTGATTTTACTTTCTGGAGAAAAAATCTATGAAAACTTCAATGAAATTGATGTAATGGAAAAATATTTATTGGATAGAGGGGTTAAGATTGAAGATACTTACCTTGATGGAGCAGGATTAGATACGTATAGTACAATTTATAGAACTAAAAATATCTTTCGATTTAATAAAGTGATTCTAATTTCTCAATCCTATCATCTCAAAAGAGCATTGTTTTTAGGGAAAGTTTTTGGTTTGGATTGTATTGGATATAATGCAGATAATGGACCTTATAAAACAGAAGGTAAACAGAGTTTTAGAGAGGTTTTAGCGAATATTAAAGCGTTGTTAGATATAGGGAAAGATAGAACACCCGAAGTGATTATAGCACCCAAAAAAGAATAAAAAAAACCGTTCAACTTTTTTGAACGGTTTTTACTTAATATTCTATCAATGTAACGATATCGGTTGCAAAAGTTGTTAACTTATCTTTTCCATTTAAGAAAGTTAAATCAACGATAAAAGAAAATTGTGTTGTTTTACCTCCACATTTTTCTACCAATTTAGCACAAGCTTCAGCTGTACCGCCAGTTGCCAAAACATCATCATGAATTAAAACACGCGCACCATCTTTGATGTAATTTGAATTAACTTCAATTGTTGCTTGTCCATATTCCAAATCATAAGATTGATTAATTGTAGGAGGCGGTAATTTACCTGCTTTGCGAATAAGCACAAAAGGAACTTTTAGTTTTTGAGCAATTTGAATCCCGTACAAAAAACCACGGCTTTCGATTCCACAAACTACATCTACTTTTCCTTTGGCTTTATCTACAAACGCATCTACAATTTCATCCGAAAGTTCTGCGTTTAAGAACAATGGTGTAATATCTTTATAGACAATTCCTTCTTTTGGAAAATCGATAACGTCTACAATCGTTTGATTGAT
This portion of the Empedobacter stercoris genome encodes:
- the sufD gene encoding Fe-S cluster assembly protein SufD, yielding MIDLKENLVSRHLVFNEKNKVNKGIEGLRQEAIEIFNQKGFPTRKDEEWKYTNLAPLLKVDYKLFPEDEVAIEYKDIKKYLINDIDTYTIVFINGKYSSFLSNTTHDEADICVLSSAMHKTTHQAVIENYYGKIAHKDESMVALNTAFAKDGAYIYVPNNVILSKPIQIVYFSTGASQEAMYQPRNLVVVGDNAHVQIIERHQTLDGKANLTNVVSEVNVGRNAEIHWYKFQNDSHDVSLVDNTYINQERDSRANVFTFSFGGKIVRNNLNFFQNGENCNSVMDGITVIGGKQHVDHHTFVEHNFPNCESHELYKGIYDDKAQGVFNGKIFVHKEAQKLNAFQQNNNVLLSDGASINTKPQLEIFADDVKCSHGCTVGQLEEESLFYMQQRGIPKKEAKAMLLYAFAADALRHVQIPQISNRVNAVIAEKLGVSLDFEL
- a CDS encoding aminotransferase class V-fold PLP-dependent enzyme translates to MSIDIQQIRSQFPILTREVNGKPLVYLDNGATSQKPKVVLDVLDEYYEKYNANVHRGIHTLSQEATDLMEESRRKIQKFIHAKYDHEIIFTRGTTEGINLVSNSLRNVLTADDEIIITEIEHHSNIVPWQLLCQRTGAKLKYIPLTAEGILDIDKLDDLLTDKTKLVCVNQVSNALGVVNPIETIIEKAHAKGAWVLIDAAQSAPHTVIDVQTLDCDFLVFSGHKMYGPTGIGILYGKEDVLNELPPFHGGGEMIKDVTMEVSTYACLPFKFEAGTPDIAGIIGLGAAVDFINSIGMQTIHDYEKELVDYTIQRLSEFDEVVIYAKDAEHSGAVSFNLKFDGVHSSDVGMILDKKGIAVRTGHHCAQPIMHHFNIPGTVRASFAVYNTKEEIDIFIDGLKTAIRMLG
- a CDS encoding single-stranded DNA-binding protein gives rise to the protein MSTLRNKVQLIGNVGNNPEIKTFENDKKFAKFSLATNESYTNNKNEKVQNTIWHNIVAYGPIVSIIEKHVEKGKQLAVAGKLTYREYQDKEGTTKNMTEIVVDEIVLL
- a CDS encoding DUF3037 domain-containing protein, with the protein product MPEKILYEYAILRLVPKVEREEFINVGVILFSKKQDYLKVKYFINDQRINAFCHELDLDFIDSNLNALSKIAEGIHPESAISNFETPERFRWLTAVRSSSIQSSRPHPGKTYNLDKTLDRLYKEHVL
- a CDS encoding HipA family kinase, with translation MNEIELRTVTVERYLQPLREGGSLPALADADDGFKYVIKFKGAGHGPRMLISELLGGEIARILGFKVPELVFALLDEYFGQSEADEEIQDLLKFSEGTNLALHYLSGAINYDPAVMKIDDKLSSQIVWLDAFLTNVDRTFRNTNMLMWHKELWLIDHGASYYFHHSWDNWEKAAIAPFAPIKDHVLLKNATKLEEVDTEFKALLNDEIIDKIVDLIPDEWLETEVTHASFEEMRTVYKTFIKTRLQHSALFINEANNARKNLI
- a CDS encoding SanA/YdcF family protein is translated as MSKLVKIGRFVMRKSMLTIGIIAAYTLVIALIIQILTSYYIYNYQGNIPQDYRIAVVFGAKIQANGQPTRFLKDRLDAAIRLYEEDQVDVILLSGEKIYENFNEIDVMEKYLLDRGVKIEDTYLDGAGLDTYSTIYRTKNIFRFNKVILISQSYHLKRALFLGKVFGLDCIGYNADNGPYKTEGKQSFREVLANIKALLDIGKDRTPEVIIAPKKE
- a CDS encoding adenine phosphoribosyltransferase; protein product: MSTLQEKINQTIVDVIDFPKEGIVYKDITPLFLNAELSDEIVDAFVDKAKGKVDVVCGIESRGFLYGIQIAQKLKVPFVLIRKAGKLPPPTINQSYDLEYGQATIEVNSNYIKDGARVLIHDDVLATGGTAEACAKLVEKCGGKTTQFSFIVDLTFLNGKDKLTTFATDIVTLIEY